A single Watersipora subatra chromosome 7, tzWatSuba1.1, whole genome shotgun sequence DNA region contains:
- the LOC137400396 gene encoding uncharacterized protein has translation MTSSMTSSKTSSMTSSRTSSMPSSMTSSMTSSMTSSMTSSMTSSMTSSMTSSMTSSMTSSRTSSMPSSMTSSMTSSMTSSMTSSMTSSRTSSMTSSMTSLMTSSMTSSVNSSMTSSMTRKMTSSMTSSMNSSMTSSMTSSMTSSMNRRMTSGMTSSMNSSMTSSMTSSMNSSMNSSMTSSMTSSMTKRMTSSMNSSMTSSMTSSMTSSMTSSMTSSTTSSMTSSMTSSMTGSMTSSMTNIMTSSMTSIMPSSVTSGMTSSMTSSMTSNMTSSMTSSMTSSMTSSINSSMTSGMTSSMTSSVTSSMTSSMTSSMTSSMTSSVTSSMISSENYKPKYPVLLIIILGYNTVLPIQTGQNTLNT, from the coding sequence ATGACTAGCAGTATGACTAGCAGTAAGACAAGCAGTATGACTAGCAGTAGGACTAGCAGTATGCCTAGCAGTATGACTAGCAGTATGACTAGCAGCATGACTAGCAGTATGACTAGCAGTATGACTAGCAGCATGACTAGCAGTATGACTAGCAGTATGACAAGCAGTATGACTAGCAGTAGGACTAGCAGTATGCCTAGCAGTATGACTAGCAGTATGACTAGCAGTATGACTAGCAGTATGACAAGCAGTATGACTAGCAGTAGGACTAGCAGCATGACTAGCAGCATGACTAGCTTAATGACTAGCAGTATGACTAGCAGCGTGAATAGCAGTATGACTAGCAGTATGACTAGGAAAATGACTAGCAGTATGACGAGCAGCATGAATAGCAGCATGACTAGCAGCATGACTAGCAGTATGACTAGCAGTATGAATAGGAGAATGACTAGCGGTATGACTAGCAGCATGAATAGCAGCATGACTAGCAGTATGACTAGCAGCATGAATAGCAGCATGAATAGCAGCATGACTAGCAGCATGACTAGCAGTATGACTAAGAGAATGACTAGCAGCATGAATAGCAGCATGACTAGCAGTATGACTAGCAGCATGACTAGCAGCATGACTAGCAGTATGACTAGCAGTACGACTAGCAGCATGACTAGCAGTATGACTAGCAGCATGACTGGCAGTATGACTAGCAGTATGACTAACATTATGACTAGCAGTATGACTAGCATTATGCCTAGCAGTGTGACTAGCGGCATGACTAGCAGCATGACTAGCAGCATGACTAGCAACATGACTAGCAGCATGACTAGCAGCATGACTAGCAGTATGACTAGCAGCATTAATAGCAGTATGACTAGTGGCATGACTAGCAGTATGACTAGCAGTGTGACTAGCAGCATGACTAGCAGCATGACTAGCAGCATGACTAGCAGTATGACTAGCAGTGTGACTAGCAGCATGATTAGCAGTGAAAACTACAAGCCAAAATACCCAGTTTTACTCATAATTATATTGGGCTACAATACAGTGTTACCCATACAAACAGGCCAGAATACATTGAacacataa